CGGATTGCAGAACTACTTCAACCTATTGCGGTCGGAAGAGTTCTGGACGGCGTTGCGCGCGACGGCATTGTTCACCGTGCTTGCAGTCGCAATCCAGCTCATGCTCGGCGTGGCCATAGCCACGTTTTTGCACCACGAGACACGCGCCGTTCCGCTGCTGCGGGCGATCTATCTTCTTCCCATGGCGATCACGCCCGTCGCCGCCGTCTTCACCTTCCGCATGATGCTCAACCCGTCACTCGGCGTGTTCAACTATCTGCTGAAGCTCGTTGGCCTGCCGCCGCAGGATTGGCTTGGCACGGCAGCGATGGCCATGACGTCACTGCTCGTCGTCGACACCTGGCAGTGGGCGCCTTTCATCCTGTTGATCGCGGCGGGCGGGCTTGCGGCGATGGATGAGGAGCCGTTGCAGGCCGCCAGGATGGATGGCGCGACCGAGACCCAAGTGTTCTTCCATCACACCTTGCCGGCGCTTCTGCCCTATCTCGGTGTGGCCATCGTCTTTCGCGCTATCGACGCCTTCAAGACCTTCGACATCATCTTCGTGCTGACGGGCGGCGGTCCGGGCATCGCGACCAGAACGCTCAATCTCCTGGCTTACAAACAGGGCATCGAGTTCCTTTCGATGGGTTATGCCGCCGCCATCGCGATCGTCATGCTGGTCATCACCATCGTCGCCGCGCAGATGTTCCTGCGTCGGATGCGCATGTTCGTGCCGAGGGCGGCTCTATGAAAGCGCTGCGCATCCTGACGCCTTTCGCCCGCCGCCTGTCACTGTGGGCTTTTGCTCTCTGGTGCCTATTTCCGATCTACTGGCTGGCGATGATGTCGTTGAAGACGGAAGTCGATGCCATGGCGCGCCGGCCCAAATTCCTGTTCGCTCCGATCCTCGACAACTACCTCAAGGTTCTCTCCGATCCGACGATCTGGACCTATTTCGCCAACAGTGCCGTTGTAGCGCTCGCCTCGACGGCGCTTGCCTTGCTGATCGGCCTTCCCGCCGCCTATGTGCTGGCACGCTACCGTTTTCGCGGCAATGCCGACTACGGTTTCTGGATTTTGACCACCCGCATGACACCGCCGGTCGCCGTGCTGATCCCGTTCTTCGTGATGTATGTGAAGGCCGGCCTGATCGGCACGCATGCCGGCCTGATCATCGCTCATGTCGCGATCAACCTTTCCATTGTCGTCTGGCTCATGAAAGGTTTCTTCGAGGACCTGCCAGGCGAACTGGAAGAGGCCGCGGCTATTGACGGCGCGACCTATTTCCAGGCCTTCGCCCACATCTGCCTTCCCGTCGTCCTGCCGGGAATCGCGGCCGTGGCGATCCTGGCATTCCTGTTTTCCTGGAACGAGTTCCTGTTTGCGCTGGTTCTCGGCGGCAATGATGTGCGGACCGTGCCGCTCGGGCTCTATGCCTTTGTCGGATACCAGCAGGTGCGCTGGGGCGAACTGTCGGCAGCCTCGATCGTATTGCTGGTCCCGGTGCTGCTGTTTGTCCTGGTTTTCCAGAAACAATTGATCCGCGGCCTGACCATGGGAGCCGTCAAATGACCGCAAGCCCGATGCACGGAAACTGGAGTTGGTAAGGTGACGAAACGGCGCTCGCAGCACTGGTTCGGTGGACACGGCAAAGACGCCTTCATCCACCGCAGCTGGATGAAGAACAATGGCCTGCCGGACGATGCCTTCGATGGCCGGCCGGTGATCGGCATCTGCAACACCTTCTCCGAATTCACCCCCTGCAACGCGCATTTCCGGGGGCTTGTCGAACATATCAAGGC
The genomic region above belongs to Mesorhizobium terrae and contains:
- a CDS encoding carbohydrate ABC transporter permease, whose protein sequence is MDARTRFIILMLAPTTVLLFGLTIFPFIASVAMSLSNYSLVTPDSLAFAGLQNYFNLLRSEEFWTALRATALFTVLAVAIQLMLGVAIATFLHHETRAVPLLRAIYLLPMAITPVAAVFTFRMMLNPSLGVFNYLLKLVGLPPQDWLGTAAMAMTSLLVVDTWQWAPFILLIAAGGLAAMDEEPLQAARMDGATETQVFFHHTLPALLPYLGVAIVFRAIDAFKTFDIIFVLTGGGPGIATRTLNLLAYKQGIEFLSMGYAAAIAIVMLVITIVAAQMFLRRMRMFVPRAAL
- a CDS encoding carbohydrate ABC transporter permease, translating into MKALRILTPFARRLSLWAFALWCLFPIYWLAMMSLKTEVDAMARRPKFLFAPILDNYLKVLSDPTIWTYFANSAVVALASTALALLIGLPAAYVLARYRFRGNADYGFWILTTRMTPPVAVLIPFFVMYVKAGLIGTHAGLIIAHVAINLSIVVWLMKGFFEDLPGELEEAAAIDGATYFQAFAHICLPVVLPGIAAVAILAFLFSWNEFLFALVLGGNDVRTVPLGLYAFVGYQQVRWGELSAASIVLLVPVLLFVLVFQKQLIRGLTMGAVK